Proteins from a genomic interval of Flammeovirgaceae bacterium SG7u.111:
- a CDS encoding AraC family transcriptional regulator, whose product MEMNSCYLGPEISPEQFIPEHLFLFLVKGTMNGYDGNVHYTLNAGEYCLVRKNRLARYNKVKGSNGFEKVAILFDEKFLKSYQNKHLTHSQDLDTKETFLILHPTEQIPNFINLLKPYYKGEGKIDPTMVDIKREELLSILLQSQPELANVFFEYGNPYKINLEEFMNRNYQFNVSLERFAYLTGRSLSAFKRDFKTIFNETPSRWLTKKRLKEAYFLMEKKNKKPSEIYLDLGFEDLSHFSYAFKKKFGLAPTELDN is encoded by the coding sequence ATGGAAATGAACTCCTGCTATTTAGGTCCTGAAATATCGCCCGAACAATTTATACCCGAACACCTTTTTTTGTTTTTGGTAAAGGGTACGATGAACGGGTATGATGGAAATGTGCATTACACTTTAAATGCAGGAGAATACTGTCTTGTGCGGAAAAACCGATTGGCTCGGTACAATAAAGTCAAGGGTAGCAATGGCTTTGAAAAAGTTGCTATTCTCTTTGATGAAAAATTTCTCAAAAGCTATCAAAACAAGCATCTAACCCATAGTCAGGATTTAGACACAAAAGAAACTTTCTTGATACTTCATCCTACAGAACAAATTCCGAATTTCATCAATTTATTAAAACCTTATTATAAAGGCGAGGGCAAGATCGACCCTACAATGGTGGATATAAAACGAGAAGAATTACTAAGCATTCTGCTACAATCACAACCCGAATTAGCAAACGTGTTTTTTGAGTATGGAAACCCATACAAAATAAACCTAGAAGAATTTATGAACCGAAATTATCAATTTAATGTAAGTTTAGAACGATTCGCATATTTAACAGGACGTAGTTTATCTGCCTTCAAACGTGATTTTAAAACGATATTCAATGAAACCCCAAGTAGATGGCTGACAAAGAAACGTCTAAAAGAAGCCTATTTTCTCATGGAGAAAAAGAATAAAAAGCCATCTGAGATTTACCTTGATTTAGGTTTTGAAGATTTGTCACATTTTTCATATGCTTTCAAAAAGAAATTTGGTCTGGCACCAACAGAATTGGACAATTAA
- a CDS encoding SDR family NAD(P)-dependent oxidoreductase encodes MLYIFIGIPLLLYVLFYASIIFMFVKNDKSAGNPIYSGQIISDTLQQQIKNNFGHSTTAMEVVEGMDLSGKIIVMTGGHTGTGLQATKAFVSKGATVIALAPDVNWAKKNLKGLPNVEIEYLDLLMPKSIDAFVKKFMQSNRQIDVLINSAGIHNTPLQRDERGYERQFAVNVLGHFELSLKLLPALKKANGARIVNLSSRGHRMSNVNLNDINYEHTPYDGFQAYCQSKTAVALISVKQNELFSKYNIQSFSVHPGPVPSSDLFAASLVGYAPKFKVWMTKFAGQSLRTFYGTELLNYFRKPENEGDIYKTVQQGGATTTWAAVSPQLNDKGGQYLEDCNISQMVPNGSDAPFGVRPWALERNTADSLWVICEKMAGVYFEQ; translated from the coding sequence ATGTTGTATATTTTCATTGGAATTCCCCTTTTACTCTACGTCCTTTTCTATGCCTCTATCATTTTTATGTTCGTAAAAAATGATAAATCCGCTGGAAACCCTATCTATTCAGGTCAAATTATATCTGACACCTTACAACAACAAATTAAAAATAACTTTGGTCATAGCACCACTGCTATGGAAGTGGTTGAAGGAATGGATTTGTCTGGTAAAATTATTGTAATGACGGGCGGACATACTGGCACAGGACTACAAGCTACAAAAGCATTCGTGAGCAAAGGAGCTACCGTTATTGCCCTTGCTCCAGACGTTAACTGGGCTAAGAAAAACCTAAAAGGCCTGCCTAATGTAGAAATTGAATACCTCGATTTACTAATGCCAAAATCCATTGATGCCTTCGTTAAAAAATTTATGCAATCGAATAGGCAGATTGATGTATTGATAAACAGTGCAGGGATTCATAATACACCACTTCAAAGAGATGAACGGGGCTATGAACGCCAGTTTGCTGTCAACGTTTTGGGTCATTTTGAATTGAGCCTCAAACTACTCCCTGCTTTGAAAAAAGCCAACGGGGCAAGAATTGTAAATTTATCTTCTCGCGGACACAGGATGAGCAATGTAAACTTGAATGATATTAATTATGAACATACACCCTATGATGGATTCCAAGCCTATTGCCAAAGCAAAACGGCAGTGGCGCTAATTTCTGTTAAGCAAAACGAATTGTTCAGTAAATACAACATTCAATCATTTTCCGTACATCCTGGTCCTGTTCCTTCGTCTGACCTTTTTGCGGCTTCTTTGGTTGGATATGCTCCAAAATTCAAGGTTTGGATGACAAAATTTGCAGGGCAAAGTTTAAGGACTTTTTATGGCACGGAGCTATTAAACTACTTTAGAAAACCCGAAAACGAAGGCGACATCTACAAGACAGTACAACAAGGTGGAGCTACCACAACTTGGGCTGCTGTAAGTCCACAATTAAATGATAAAGGCGGACAATATTTAGAAGATTGCAATATTTCCCAAATGGTACCAAATGGCAGTGATGCCCCTTTTGGGGTAAGACCTTGGGCTTTGGAAAGGAATACGGCAGATAGTCTTTGGGTAATTTGTGAAAAGATGGCAGGCGTTTATTTTGAGCAATAA
- a CDS encoding SDR family oxidoreductase — protein MNKTIFITGTSTGFGKLTTITLANAGYTVIAGMRGTTAKNETVAKELAELPNVEVVEIDVTDDASVTNAFEKTLAKHGKIDVLVNNAGVTGFGLLEATSIEQIRKMFEVNFYGVIRTYQAVLPSMRKEKSGLIINITSGASGHTLPFMIPYLASKFGVESISEGLQAELAQFNIENVTIQPGVYPTEMNNGSKAGIGADKTEVAAAYDPVATDMFNAIGAGLFGKMQEFDMNPQTIADGILKLVSMQNGTRPLRFPLDAIAQGTDIEFINARAEIKEKWLATYSN, from the coding sequence ATGAACAAGACAATTTTCATTACAGGAACAAGCACGGGTTTTGGTAAACTTACCACGATTACCCTTGCAAACGCAGGTTACACCGTTATTGCTGGTATGCGTGGCACAACAGCTAAAAACGAAACAGTAGCAAAAGAACTTGCTGAATTGCCCAATGTAGAAGTGGTAGAAATAGATGTAACCGATGATGCATCTGTCACGAATGCTTTTGAAAAAACATTGGCGAAGCACGGAAAAATTGATGTGTTGGTCAACAATGCAGGCGTAACAGGTTTTGGACTTTTAGAGGCTACTTCAATAGAGCAAATTCGTAAAATGTTTGAAGTGAACTTTTATGGTGTCATTAGAACCTATCAAGCTGTATTGCCCAGTATGCGAAAAGAGAAATCAGGTTTAATTATCAATATTACCTCTGGAGCAAGTGGGCATACACTACCATTTATGATTCCATATCTGGCTTCTAAATTCGGTGTAGAAAGCATTTCCGAAGGGTTGCAAGCAGAACTGGCTCAATTTAATATAGAGAATGTAACCATTCAACCTGGTGTTTATCCTACCGAAATGAACAACGGAAGCAAGGCAGGTATTGGTGCAGACAAAACCGAAGTTGCGGCAGCATATGACCCTGTTGCAACAGATATGTTTAATGCGATTGGAGCAGGGTTATTTGGTAAAATGCAGGAGTTTGACATGAACCCACAAACCATTGCCGATGGAATTTTAAAATTGGTGAGCATGCAAAACGGAACAAGACCGCTGCGCTTTCCTCTAGATGCGATTGCTCAAGGAACCGACATTGAGTTCATAAACGCAAGAGCAGAAATAAAAGAAAAATGGTTGGCTACCTATAGCAATTAA
- a CDS encoding Crp/Fnr family transcriptional regulator, producing the protein MFDFFIKYLQDKISLSENEIEMIRDVTIEKKLRRKQYLSQQGDIWKYNAFVCSGLLKTFSFDKEAREHIMSFSPENYWTGDRTSLMNGTPSQFNIDAIENSEIILIEKTNFDNLCKNIPQLNDLVNTILQRSFNVSQSRIHSQISLSAEEKYLDFLKKSPSIANRVPQHMIASYIGITPETLTRIRRNATKK; encoded by the coding sequence ATGTTTGACTTCTTTATCAAATACCTGCAAGATAAAATTTCACTTTCTGAAAATGAAATTGAGATGATTCGTGACGTCACAATCGAAAAAAAGCTTCGCAGAAAACAGTACCTCTCACAGCAGGGCGACATATGGAAATACAACGCTTTTGTATGCAGTGGCCTCTTAAAAACCTTTTCTTTCGACAAGGAAGCACGGGAACATATTATGAGTTTCTCTCCCGAAAATTATTGGACAGGCGATAGAACAAGTTTGATGAACGGCACTCCCTCTCAATTCAATATTGACGCTATTGAAAATTCAGAAATTATATTGATTGAGAAAACAAACTTTGACAACCTTTGTAAAAATATTCCGCAACTCAATGATTTAGTAAATACTATCCTGCAAAGGAGTTTTAATGTATCTCAAAGCCGCATCCATTCCCAAATAAGTCTTTCTGCCGAAGAAAAGTACCTGGATTTCTTGAAGAAATCCCCCTCTATTGCCAACCGGGTTCCACAGCATATGATTGCCTCCTACATTGGGATTACTCCTGAAACACTGACTCGTATAAGAAGAAACGCAACCAAAAAGTAA
- a CDS encoding IS481 family transposase has translation MAWKVKTKMEQKVDFICEWRTEKYSITELCRAFNISRPTAYKLIHRYLNYGIEGLLDRSTAHKSHPLKTNDEVVNKIIELKEKHRLWGAKKIRRLLFNVCLEKDIPSVVTVHKILANHGYVKPQKRMKRIKPLFPVFDPKHCNEVWSADYKGKFLMGNKTYCHPLTIADSKSRFLFTAKGHYNETFKAVKAEFTKVFRKYGIPQQIHTDNGSPFGSVRAIQRFTQLSYWFIELGILPVFSDPAHPEQNGRHERMHRDLKAACAKPSAQDLRAQQRRLNSFVKEYNHVRPHEALQMETPASAHQFSTRPYPEIIKDFDYNSNLKIMKVTQNGAIRWKSYHWIYLTAALKGKYVGVEDIGNGIWRVFYRNVFLGYFDEKNIRDKQVSIRLSQNLV, from the coding sequence ATGGCTTGGAAAGTAAAAACAAAAATGGAACAAAAAGTAGACTTTATTTGTGAATGGAGAACCGAAAAGTATTCCATCACAGAACTTTGTAGGGCATTTAATATTTCTAGGCCTACTGCCTACAAGCTCATCCATCGGTATCTTAATTATGGAATTGAGGGCTTATTAGATCGTAGCACAGCACACAAAAGCCACCCTCTAAAAACTAACGATGAGGTTGTCAATAAAATCATAGAACTAAAGGAAAAACACAGGCTCTGGGGTGCTAAGAAAATCAGAAGATTGTTGTTTAACGTTTGTCTTGAAAAAGATATTCCAAGTGTGGTTACCGTTCATAAAATTCTTGCAAATCACGGATACGTTAAACCTCAAAAAAGAATGAAGAGGATCAAACCTCTTTTCCCTGTTTTTGACCCTAAACACTGTAATGAAGTTTGGTCCGCTGACTACAAAGGAAAGTTCTTGATGGGTAACAAAACCTATTGTCACCCCCTAACTATTGCAGACTCCAAAAGCAGGTTCCTATTCACTGCAAAAGGTCATTACAACGAGACATTTAAGGCTGTTAAAGCGGAGTTTACCAAGGTTTTCAGAAAATATGGTATACCCCAACAAATCCATACAGACAACGGAAGTCCATTTGGTTCAGTCAGGGCTATTCAAAGGTTTACACAGCTCTCTTACTGGTTTATTGAACTTGGTATTTTACCCGTATTTTCTGATCCTGCACACCCAGAACAAAACGGACGACATGAACGCATGCACCGTGATTTAAAAGCCGCTTGTGCAAAACCTTCTGCCCAAGATTTAAGAGCTCAACAGCGAAGATTAAACAGCTTTGTAAAAGAGTACAATCATGTTAGACCTCATGAAGCCTTACAAATGGAAACTCCTGCTTCTGCCCATCAATTTTCTACCCGGCCATATCCCGAAATCATCAAAGATTTTGATTACAATTCTAACCTAAAAATCATGAAGGTAACCCAAAATGGTGCTATCAGATGGAAGTCTTATCATTGGATATATTTGACCGCTGCTCTTAAAGGGAAATACGTAGGTGTTGAAGATATTGGTAACGGTATATGGAGAGTCTTTTATCGTAACGTATTTTTAGGTTACTTTGACGAAAAGAACATTAGAGACAAACAAGTATCAATCAGATTAAGTCAGAATCTAGTGTAA